Proteins co-encoded in one Coregonus clupeaformis isolate EN_2021a chromosome 17, ASM2061545v1, whole genome shotgun sequence genomic window:
- the LOC121585835 gene encoding uncharacterized protein LOC121585835, with the protein MNCILEGLTSYCYTVAWIRLPKQPGALRVPKNTVINTRSQYEIFKNMCPVSIYNVTVTDSGIYYCAVIYGQQIYLGNGTTVIVKDETKAPPTIEILKPQNSYNSFVSLLCLVSGVVPSQVHVFWLIDGREDSGLTESTWTDNSDSATEFTRNQILVKAEEWDRGAECTCVVELEGQYITKTVQHNDFSTMCYTIVSLYRVLGIVSALLLLLTLTAWAQLSGKSNNSGKSKKSNRKPPN; encoded by the exons ATGAACTGCATTCTGGAGGGGTTGACGTCTTACTGTTATACCGTCGCCTGGATAAGACTGCCCAAACAACCCGGGGCGCTGcgagtccccaagaacaccgttaTCAACACCAGATCTCAGTATGAAATCTTCAAGAATATGTGCCCAGTGTCCATCTACAACGTAACTGTCACCGACTCTGGGATTTACTACTGTGCCGTCATATATGGCCAGCAGATCTACTTAGGCAATGGCACCACAGTGATTGTTAAAG ATGAAACCAAAGCTCCTCCAACCATCGAAATCCTGAAACCACAGAATAGCTACAATTCCtttgtctctctcctgtgtttggTGTCAGGAGTGGTCCCGTCTCAGGTCCATGTGTTCTGGCTCATAGACGGGAGAGAGGACAGTGGACTTACTGAGTCCACCTGGACAGACAACAGTGATTCAGCCACAGAGTTCACTAGGAACCAGATTCTGGTCAAagcagaggagtgggacagaggAGCAGAATGCACATGTGTGGTGGAGTTAGAAGGGCAGTATATCACCAAAACCGTGCAACACAATG ACTTCTCCACGATGTGTTACACCATAGTGAGTCTCTACAGGGTTCTGGGAATTGTGTCcgctcttcttcttctccttacACTGACTGCATGGGCACAACTATCAGGCAAGAGCAACAATTCAG gCAAGTCTAAGAAAAGCAACAGAAAACCCCCAAACTAA
- the LOC121585707 gene encoding uncharacterized protein LOC121585707, producing MVKAGDTVILKCNLIELITYCHSVTWMKVDPRTGTLSTNLKTDNNSKKGEVKHDKLCSATITKATVSDSGMYYCSAAQSEMVHTGNGSRVIVRESERTQNITESPTIKLLSPMDGDGSVVLTTLYYTAESFIPLLCLVLKVVPSQVHVFWLIDGRQDSGLTASTWTDNSDSATEFTMNQILVQAEEWDRGVQCTCVVEFEGNYINKTLIKNNDSNGMCTILLYWASAAALLTIIVAVTVAVCLHRGHPVVTDVDTRQRVTGTESRQHQSGKRGEARKAVRSSVSVQYATLDHINFGRCPNTIIQ from the exons ATGGTGAAGGCTGGTGATACAGTGATCTTGAAATGCAATTTGATTGAGCTTATCACCTACTGCCACTCTGTGACTTGGATGAAAGTAGACCCCAGGACTGGAACACTGAGTACAAACCTAAAGACTGATAACAACTCTAAGAAGGGAGAAGTGAAACATGACAAACTATGTTCTGCTACAATCACCAAAGCAACAGTGAGCGACTCGGGCATGTACTATTGTTCAGCTGCTCAATCCGAAATGGTGCACACGGGCAATGGTTCTAGAGTTATTGTGAGAG agagcgagagaacacaGAACATCACTGAATCCCCAACCATCAAACTCCTCTCTCCAATGGACGGTGATGGGTCTGTTGTGTTGACGACTTTATACTACACAGCAGAGTCCTTCATCCCTCTGCTGTGTTTGGTGTTGAAAGTGGTCCCGTCTCAGGTCCATGTGTTCTGGCTCATAGACGGGAGACAGGACAGTGGACTTACTGCGTCCACTTGGACAGACAACAGTGATTCAGCCACAGAGTTCACTATGAACCAGATTCTGGTCCAggcagaggagtgggacagaggGGTGCAGTGTACATGTGTGGTGGAGTTTGAGGGAAATTATATCAACAAAACCCTGATAAAGAACAATG ATTCTAATGGCATGTGCACAATCCTGCTGTATTGGGCATCTGCAGCTGCTCTCCTCACCATTATAGTGGCTGTCACTGTCGCTGTGTGTCTGCACCGTG GACATCCTGTGGTTACTGATGTGGATACAAG ACAAAGAGTCACAGGCACTGAGAGCAGGCAGCATCAATCTG GGAAACGTGGAGAAGCAAGAAAGGCAGTTAGATCATCCGTCTCG GTCCAGTATGCGACTTTGGACCATATCAATTTTGGGAGATGCCCAAATACAATTATCCAATAA